A genomic stretch from Bos javanicus breed banteng chromosome 3, ARS-OSU_banteng_1.0, whole genome shotgun sequence includes:
- the ADAR gene encoding double-stranded RNA-specific adenosine deaminase isoform X1 produces MSPIRDRAIDFRLKGYSLNRYQARPAQGYEHSRHRHQQPERGPCRDSFQLQQIEFLKGQLPEVPLFGKQPPSLPPFLPGLWPRFPGPPARGGPLQIRGVPRGVPLRSQVLPRRFQRPFPRGHIRPWRGVDRLSSHFQGLTISQDQEQRTLELLDELGDGKATTARDLARKLQAPKKDINRVLYSLAEKGKLHQEAGSPPLWRATVPVQAQNQPSQETRAESQTPGAPSPDSSVETEGRSTPCGLEEPPEPLDMAEIKEKICDHLFNVSSSSALNLAKNIGLTKARDVNAVLIDLERQGDVYRQGTTPPIWYLTDKKRERIQIKRNKDSVPETTQAAAVLETGKTTEGPTCNSPASDASNSTVTPGKVENGQEPVVKLKLKQEATAEPVKLKPPVYDNGPSKTGYVDFENGQWATDDIPDDLNSIHAAPGEFRAIMEMPSFYSHGLPRCSPYKKLTECQLKNPISGLLEYAQFASQTCEFNMIEQSGPPHEPRFKFQVVINGREFPPAEAGSKKVAKQDAAMKAMTILLEEAKAKDSGRSEESYHYSSEKESEKTAESQTATPSATSFLSGKNPVTTLLECVHKLGSSCEFRLLSREGPAHDPKFQYCVAMGTHTFPTASAPSKKAAKQMAAEEAMKALQGEATSSTSSEDQPGSTNTEAFDNLESVMPNKVRRISELVRYLNTNPVGGLLEYARSHGFAAEFKLVDQSGPPHEPKFVYQAKVGGRWFPAVCAHSKKQGKQEAADAALRVLIGEDEKAERMGFTEVTPVTGASLRRTMLLLSRSPEAKRKTLPLTGSTFHDQIAMLSHRCFNALTNSFQPSLLGRKILAAIIMKKDSDDLGVVVSLGTGNRCVKGDSLSLKGETVNDCHAEIISRRGFIRFLYSELMKYNPQTAKDSIFEPAKGGEKLQIKKSVSFHLYISTAPCGDGALFDKSCSDRAVESTDSRHYPVFENPKQGKLRTKVENGEGTIPVESSDIVPTWDGIRLGERLRTMSCSDKILRWNVLGLQGALLTHFLQPVYLKSVTLGYLFSQGHLTRAICCRVTRDGSAFEDGLRHPFIVNHPKVGRVSVYDSKRQSGKTKETSVNWCLADGYDLEILDGTRGTVDGPRNELSRVSKKNIFLLFKKLCSFRYRRDLLRLSYGEAKKAARDYEIAKNYFKKSLKDMGYGNWISKPQEEKNFYLCPV; encoded by the exons GGGTATTCCCTCAACAGATACCAAGCCCGCCCAGCCCAAGGCTATGAGCACAGCAGGCACAGACACCAGCAGCCAGAGCGGGGACCTTGTCGTGACAGTTTCCAGCTCCAGCAAATAGAGTTTCTCAAGGGGCAGCTCCCAGAAGTGCCCCTATTTGGAAAGCAGCCACCATCACTGCCACCGTTCCTCCCTGGACTCTGGCCGAGGTTTCCAGGACCACCTGCCAGAGGTGGGCCCCTCCAGATCCGAGGTGTCCCCAGGGGCGTGCCTCTCAGAAGTCAGGTACTCCCAAGACGGTTCCAGCGTCCTTTCCCACGTGGCCACATTCGGCCATGGAGAGGTGTTGATAGGCTCTCCTCACATTTCCAGGGACTGACCATCAGCCAGGATCAGGAACAAAGGACCCTAGAGCTCTTGGATGAGCTTGGGGACGGAAAGGCCACCACAGCGCGTGATCTGGCCCGGAAGCTCCAAGCCCCAAAGAAGGACATCAACCGAGTCCTGTACTCTCTGGCAGAGAAGGGTAAGCTACACCAAGAGGCAGGATCTCCCCCTTTGTGGAGAGCCACAGTCCCAGTTCAGGCTCAGAACCAGCCTAGCCAAGAAACGAGAGCAGAGAGTCAAACCCCAGGAGCTCCAAGCCCAGACTCCAGTGTGGAAACTGAAGGCAGAAGCACCCCGTGTGGCTTGGAAGAGCCCCCCGAGCCTCTCGACATGGCTGAGATCAAGGAGAAGATCTGTGACCACCTGTTCAACGTGTCCAGCTCCTCTGCCCTGAACTTGGCTAAGAACATTGGCCTCACTAAGGCCCGGGATGTGAATGCTGTGCTGATTGACTTGGAAAGGCAGGGAGATGTCTACAGGCAGGGGACCACCCCTCCCATATGGTATTTGACTGACAAGAAGCGAGAGAGGATACAGATCAAGAGAAACAAGGACAGTGTTCCTGAAACCACTCAAGCTGCTGCTGTCCTGGAGACCGGAAAAACCACAGAGGGCCCCACCTGCAACTCACCTGCGTCAGACGCCTCCAACAGCACGGTCACCCCAGGAAAGGTAGAAAATGGGCAGGAACCCGTCGTCAAGTTAAAACTCAAGCAAGAGGCCACAGCAGAACCAGTAAAACTGAAACCACCTGTTTATGACAACGGCCCCTCCAAAACAGGGTATGTTGACTTTGAAAACGGCCAGTGGGCCACAGATGACATCCCCGATGACTTGAATAGTATCCACGCCGCACCAGGTGAGTTCCGCGCCATCATGGAGATGCCCTCCTTCTACAGTCATGGCTTGCCACGGTGTTCACCCTACAAGAAACTGACAGAGTGCCAGCTGAAGAACCCCATCAGCGGCCTGTTAGAGTATGCCCAGTTCGCTAGTCAGACCTGTGAGTTCAACATGATAGAGCAGAGCGGACCACCCCATGAACCTCG ATTTAAATTCCAAGTTGTCATCAATGGCCGAGAGTTTCCCCCAGCTGAAGCTGGCAGCAAGAAAGTGGCCAAGCAGGATGCAGCCATGAAAGCCATGACAATTCTGCTTGAGGAAGCTAAAGCCAAGGACAGTGGAAGATCAGAAGAATCATACCACTATTCCTCAGAGAAGGAATCAGAGAAG ACCGCAGAGTCCCAGACTGCCACCCCTTCAGCAACATCCTTCCTTTCTGGGAAGAACCCCGTCACTACATTGCTTGAGTGTGTGCACAAGTTGGGGAGCTCCTGTGAATTCCGTCTCCTATCCAGAGAAGGCCCTGCCCATGACCCCAA GTTCCAGTACTGTGTTGCAATGGGAACCCATACTTTCCCCACTGCCAGCGCCCCAAGCAAGAAGGCAGCAAAGCAGATGGCTGCAGAGGAAGCCATGAAGGCCCTGCAAGGGGAGGCGACCAGCTCGACGTCTTCTGAAGACCAG CCAGGAAGTACGAACACGGAAGCATTCGATAACTTGGAATCAGTGATGCCCAACAAGGTCAGGAGGATCAGTGAGCTCGTGCGATACCTGAACACCAACCCAGTGGGCGGCCTGTTGGAGTACGCCCGCTCCCACGGCTTTGCTGCTGAGTTCAAGTTGGTTGACCAGTCCGGACCTCCTCACGAGCCCAA GTTCGTTTACCAAGCGAAAGTTGGGGGTCGCTGGTTCCCAGCCGTCTGCGCGCACAGCAAGAAGCAAGGCAAGCAGGAAGCTGCAGATGCGGCCCTCCGCGTTTTGATTGGGGAGGACGAGAAGGCAGAGCGCATGGGTTTCACAGAGGTAACCCCAGTGACAGGGGCCAGTCTCAGAAGAACTATGCTCCTCCTCTCAAGGTCCCCAGAAGCAAAGCGAAAGACA CTCCCTCTCACGGGCAGTACCTTCCACGACCAGATAGCCATGCTGAGCCACCGGTGCTTCAACGCCCTTACCAACAGTTTCCAGCCCTCCTTACTCGGCCGCAAGATCCTGGCTGCCATCATCATGAAGAAAGACTCTGACGACCTAGGTGTTGTGGTCAGCCTGGGGACAG GGAATCGCTGTGTGAAAGGAGATTCTCTGAGCCTAAAGGGAGAAACTGTCAATGACTGTCATGCAGAGATCATCTCCCGGAGAGGCTTCATCAG GTTTCTCTACAGCGAGTTAATGAAATACAACCCCCAGACGGCGAAGGATAGTATATTTGAACCTGCTAAAGGAGGAGAAAAGCTTCAGATAAAAAAGAGCGTGTCATTCCATCTCTATATCAG CACGGCCCCGTGTGGGGATGGTGCCCTCTTTGACAAGTCCTGCAGCGACCGAGCTGTGGAGAGCACAGACTCCCGCCACTACCCTGTCTTCGAGAATCCCAAACAAGGCAAGCTCCGCACCAAGGTAGAGAACG GGGAAGGCACGATCCCAGTGGAGTCCAGTGACATTGTGCCCACATGGGACGGCATTCGGCTGGGGGAGAGACTCCGCACCATGTCCTGCAGCGACAAGATCCTGCGCTGGAACGTGCTGGGCCTGCAGGGGGCACTGTTGACCCACTTCCTGCAGCCTGTGTATCTCAAATCCGTCACTCTGG GTTACCTATTCAGCCAGGGGCACCTGACCCGTGCCATTTGCTGTCGTGTGACAAGAGATGGAAGTGCGTTTGAGGATGGACTCCGACATCCCTTTATTGTCAACCACCCCAAG GTTGGCCGAGTCAGTGTATACGATTCCAAAAGGCAGTCTGGGAAGACCAAGGAGACAAGTGTCAACTGGTGTTTGGCTGATGGCTACGACCTCGAAATCCTGGATGGGACCAGAGGCACCGTGGACGG GCCACGGAACGAATTGTCCCGGGTGTCCAAAAAGAacattttccttctatttaaGAAGCTCTGCTCCTTCCGATACCGCAGAGATCTACTTAGACTCTCCTATGGTGAGGCCAAGAAAGCTGCCCGTGACTACGAGATAGCCAAGAACTACTTCAAAAAATCTCTGAAGGACATGGGCTACGGGAACTGGATAAGCAAGCCCCAGGAGGAGAAGAATTTTTACCTCTGCCCGGTGTAG
- the ADAR gene encoding double-stranded RNA-specific adenosine deaminase isoform X3, whose translation MSPIRDRAIDFRLKGYSLNRYQARPAQGYEHSRHRHQQPERGPCRDSFQLQQIEFLKGQLPEVPLFGKQPPSLPPFLPGLWPRFPGPPARGGPLQIRGVPRGVPLRSQVLPRRFQRPFPRGHIRPWRGVDRLSSHFQGLTISQDQEQRTLELLDELGDGKATTARDLARKLQAPKKDINRVLYSLAEKGKLHQEAGSPPLWRATVPVQAQNQPSQETRAESQTPGAPSPDSSVETEGRSTPCGLEEPPEPLDMAEIKEKICDHLFNVSSSSALNLAKNIGLTKARDVNAVLIDLERQGDVYRQGTTPPIWYLTDKKRERIQIKRNKDSVPETTQAAAVLETGKTTEGPTCNSPASDASNSTVTPGKVENGQEPVVKLKLKQEATAEPVKLKPPVYDNGPSKTGYVDFENGQWATDDIPDDLNSIHAAPGEFRAIMEMPSFYSHGLPRCSPYKKLTECQLKNPISGLLEYAQFASQTCEFNMIEQSGPPHEPRFKFQVVINGREFPPAEAGSKKVAKQDAAMKAMTILLEEAKAKDSGRSEESYHYSSEKESEKTAESQTATPSATSFLSGKNPVTTLLECVHKLGSSCEFRLLSREGPAHDPKFQYCVAMGTHTFPTASAPSKKAAKQMAAEEAMKALQGEATSSTSSEDQPGSTNTEAFDNLESVMPNKVRRISELVRYLNTNPVGGLLEYARSHGFAAEFKLVDQSGPPHEPKFVYQAKVGGRWFPAVCAHSKKQGKQEAADAALRVLIGEDEKAERMGFTELPLTGSTFHDQIAMLSHRCFNALTNSFQPSLLGRKILAAIIMKKDSDDLGVVVSLGTGNRCVKGDSLSLKGETVNDCHAEIISRRGFIRFLYSELMKYNPQTAKDSIFEPAKGGEKLQIKKSVSFHLYISTAPCGDGALFDKSCSDRAVESTDSRHYPVFENPKQGKLRTKVENGEGTIPVESSDIVPTWDGIRLGERLRTMSCSDKILRWNVLGLQGALLTHFLQPVYLKSVTLGYLFSQGHLTRAICCRVTRDGSAFEDGLRHPFIVNHPKVGRVSVYDSKRQSGKTKETSVNWCLADGYDLEILDGTRGTVDGPRNELSRVSKKNIFLLFKKLCSFRYRRDLLRLSYGEAKKAARDYEIAKNYFKKSLKDMGYGNWISKPQEEKNFYLCPV comes from the exons GGGTATTCCCTCAACAGATACCAAGCCCGCCCAGCCCAAGGCTATGAGCACAGCAGGCACAGACACCAGCAGCCAGAGCGGGGACCTTGTCGTGACAGTTTCCAGCTCCAGCAAATAGAGTTTCTCAAGGGGCAGCTCCCAGAAGTGCCCCTATTTGGAAAGCAGCCACCATCACTGCCACCGTTCCTCCCTGGACTCTGGCCGAGGTTTCCAGGACCACCTGCCAGAGGTGGGCCCCTCCAGATCCGAGGTGTCCCCAGGGGCGTGCCTCTCAGAAGTCAGGTACTCCCAAGACGGTTCCAGCGTCCTTTCCCACGTGGCCACATTCGGCCATGGAGAGGTGTTGATAGGCTCTCCTCACATTTCCAGGGACTGACCATCAGCCAGGATCAGGAACAAAGGACCCTAGAGCTCTTGGATGAGCTTGGGGACGGAAAGGCCACCACAGCGCGTGATCTGGCCCGGAAGCTCCAAGCCCCAAAGAAGGACATCAACCGAGTCCTGTACTCTCTGGCAGAGAAGGGTAAGCTACACCAAGAGGCAGGATCTCCCCCTTTGTGGAGAGCCACAGTCCCAGTTCAGGCTCAGAACCAGCCTAGCCAAGAAACGAGAGCAGAGAGTCAAACCCCAGGAGCTCCAAGCCCAGACTCCAGTGTGGAAACTGAAGGCAGAAGCACCCCGTGTGGCTTGGAAGAGCCCCCCGAGCCTCTCGACATGGCTGAGATCAAGGAGAAGATCTGTGACCACCTGTTCAACGTGTCCAGCTCCTCTGCCCTGAACTTGGCTAAGAACATTGGCCTCACTAAGGCCCGGGATGTGAATGCTGTGCTGATTGACTTGGAAAGGCAGGGAGATGTCTACAGGCAGGGGACCACCCCTCCCATATGGTATTTGACTGACAAGAAGCGAGAGAGGATACAGATCAAGAGAAACAAGGACAGTGTTCCTGAAACCACTCAAGCTGCTGCTGTCCTGGAGACCGGAAAAACCACAGAGGGCCCCACCTGCAACTCACCTGCGTCAGACGCCTCCAACAGCACGGTCACCCCAGGAAAGGTAGAAAATGGGCAGGAACCCGTCGTCAAGTTAAAACTCAAGCAAGAGGCCACAGCAGAACCAGTAAAACTGAAACCACCTGTTTATGACAACGGCCCCTCCAAAACAGGGTATGTTGACTTTGAAAACGGCCAGTGGGCCACAGATGACATCCCCGATGACTTGAATAGTATCCACGCCGCACCAGGTGAGTTCCGCGCCATCATGGAGATGCCCTCCTTCTACAGTCATGGCTTGCCACGGTGTTCACCCTACAAGAAACTGACAGAGTGCCAGCTGAAGAACCCCATCAGCGGCCTGTTAGAGTATGCCCAGTTCGCTAGTCAGACCTGTGAGTTCAACATGATAGAGCAGAGCGGACCACCCCATGAACCTCG ATTTAAATTCCAAGTTGTCATCAATGGCCGAGAGTTTCCCCCAGCTGAAGCTGGCAGCAAGAAAGTGGCCAAGCAGGATGCAGCCATGAAAGCCATGACAATTCTGCTTGAGGAAGCTAAAGCCAAGGACAGTGGAAGATCAGAAGAATCATACCACTATTCCTCAGAGAAGGAATCAGAGAAG ACCGCAGAGTCCCAGACTGCCACCCCTTCAGCAACATCCTTCCTTTCTGGGAAGAACCCCGTCACTACATTGCTTGAGTGTGTGCACAAGTTGGGGAGCTCCTGTGAATTCCGTCTCCTATCCAGAGAAGGCCCTGCCCATGACCCCAA GTTCCAGTACTGTGTTGCAATGGGAACCCATACTTTCCCCACTGCCAGCGCCCCAAGCAAGAAGGCAGCAAAGCAGATGGCTGCAGAGGAAGCCATGAAGGCCCTGCAAGGGGAGGCGACCAGCTCGACGTCTTCTGAAGACCAG CCAGGAAGTACGAACACGGAAGCATTCGATAACTTGGAATCAGTGATGCCCAACAAGGTCAGGAGGATCAGTGAGCTCGTGCGATACCTGAACACCAACCCAGTGGGCGGCCTGTTGGAGTACGCCCGCTCCCACGGCTTTGCTGCTGAGTTCAAGTTGGTTGACCAGTCCGGACCTCCTCACGAGCCCAA GTTCGTTTACCAAGCGAAAGTTGGGGGTCGCTGGTTCCCAGCCGTCTGCGCGCACAGCAAGAAGCAAGGCAAGCAGGAAGCTGCAGATGCGGCCCTCCGCGTTTTGATTGGGGAGGACGAGAAGGCAGAGCGCATGGGTTTCACAGAG CTCCCTCTCACGGGCAGTACCTTCCACGACCAGATAGCCATGCTGAGCCACCGGTGCTTCAACGCCCTTACCAACAGTTTCCAGCCCTCCTTACTCGGCCGCAAGATCCTGGCTGCCATCATCATGAAGAAAGACTCTGACGACCTAGGTGTTGTGGTCAGCCTGGGGACAG GGAATCGCTGTGTGAAAGGAGATTCTCTGAGCCTAAAGGGAGAAACTGTCAATGACTGTCATGCAGAGATCATCTCCCGGAGAGGCTTCATCAG GTTTCTCTACAGCGAGTTAATGAAATACAACCCCCAGACGGCGAAGGATAGTATATTTGAACCTGCTAAAGGAGGAGAAAAGCTTCAGATAAAAAAGAGCGTGTCATTCCATCTCTATATCAG CACGGCCCCGTGTGGGGATGGTGCCCTCTTTGACAAGTCCTGCAGCGACCGAGCTGTGGAGAGCACAGACTCCCGCCACTACCCTGTCTTCGAGAATCCCAAACAAGGCAAGCTCCGCACCAAGGTAGAGAACG GGGAAGGCACGATCCCAGTGGAGTCCAGTGACATTGTGCCCACATGGGACGGCATTCGGCTGGGGGAGAGACTCCGCACCATGTCCTGCAGCGACAAGATCCTGCGCTGGAACGTGCTGGGCCTGCAGGGGGCACTGTTGACCCACTTCCTGCAGCCTGTGTATCTCAAATCCGTCACTCTGG GTTACCTATTCAGCCAGGGGCACCTGACCCGTGCCATTTGCTGTCGTGTGACAAGAGATGGAAGTGCGTTTGAGGATGGACTCCGACATCCCTTTATTGTCAACCACCCCAAG GTTGGCCGAGTCAGTGTATACGATTCCAAAAGGCAGTCTGGGAAGACCAAGGAGACAAGTGTCAACTGGTGTTTGGCTGATGGCTACGACCTCGAAATCCTGGATGGGACCAGAGGCACCGTGGACGG GCCACGGAACGAATTGTCCCGGGTGTCCAAAAAGAacattttccttctatttaaGAAGCTCTGCTCCTTCCGATACCGCAGAGATCTACTTAGACTCTCCTATGGTGAGGCCAAGAAAGCTGCCCGTGACTACGAGATAGCCAAGAACTACTTCAAAAAATCTCTGAAGGACATGGGCTACGGGAACTGGATAAGCAAGCCCCAGGAGGAGAAGAATTTTTACCTCTGCCCGGTGTAG
- the ADAR gene encoding double-stranded RNA-specific adenosine deaminase isoform X8: MDPRQGYSLNRYQARPAQGYEHSRHRHQQPERGPCRDSFQLQQIEFLKGQLPEVPLFGKQPPSLPPFLPGLWPRFPGPPARGGPLQIRGVPRGVPLRSQVLPRRFQRPFPRGHIRPWRGVDRLSSHFQGLTISQDQEQRTLELLDELGDGKATTARDLARKLQAPKKDINRVLYSLAEKGKLHQEAGSPPLWRATVPVQAQNQPSQETRAESQTPGAPSPDSSVETEGRSTPCGLEEPPEPLDMAEIKEKICDHLFNVSSSSALNLAKNIGLTKARDVNAVLIDLERQGDVYRQGTTPPIWYLTDKKRERIQIKRNKDSVPETTQAAAVLETGKTTEGPTCNSPASDASNSTVTPGKVENGQEPVVKLKLKQEATAEPVKLKPPVYDNGPSKTGYVDFENGQWATDDIPDDLNSIHAAPGEFRAIMEMPSFYSHGLPRCSPYKKLTECQLKNPISGLLEYAQFASQTCEFNMIEQSGPPHEPRFKFQVVINGREFPPAEAGSKKVAKQDAAMKAMTILLEEAKAKDSGRSEESYHYSSEKESEKTAESQTATPSATSFLSGKNPVTTLLECVHKLGSSCEFRLLSREGPAHDPKFQYCVAMGTHTFPTASAPSKKAAKQMAAEEAMKALQGEATSSTSSEDQPGSTNTEAFDNLESVMPNKVRRISELVRYLNTNPVGGLLEYARSHGFAAEFKLVDQSGPPHEPKFVYQAKVGGRWFPAVCAHSKKQGKQEAADAALRVLIGEDEKAERMGFTELPLTGSTFHDQIAMLSHRCFNALTNSFQPSLLGRKILAAIIMKKDSDDLGVVVSLGTGNRCVKGDSLSLKGETVNDCHAEIISRRGFIRFLYSELMKYNPQTAKDSIFEPAKGGEKLQIKKSVSFHLYISTAPCGDGALFDKSCSDRAVESTDSRHYPVFENPKQGKLRTKVENGEGTIPVESSDIVPTWDGIRLGERLRTMSCSDKILRWNVLGLQGALLTHFLQPVYLKSVTLGYLFSQGHLTRAICCRVTRDGSAFEDGLRHPFIVNHPKVGRVSVYDSKRQSGKTKETSVNWCLADGYDLEILDGTRGTVDGPRNELSRVSKKNIFLLFKKLCSFRYRRDLLRLSYGEAKKAARDYEIAKNYFKKSLKDMGYGNWISKPQEEKNFYLCPV, from the exons GGGTATTCCCTCAACAGATACCAAGCCCGCCCAGCCCAAGGCTATGAGCACAGCAGGCACAGACACCAGCAGCCAGAGCGGGGACCTTGTCGTGACAGTTTCCAGCTCCAGCAAATAGAGTTTCTCAAGGGGCAGCTCCCAGAAGTGCCCCTATTTGGAAAGCAGCCACCATCACTGCCACCGTTCCTCCCTGGACTCTGGCCGAGGTTTCCAGGACCACCTGCCAGAGGTGGGCCCCTCCAGATCCGAGGTGTCCCCAGGGGCGTGCCTCTCAGAAGTCAGGTACTCCCAAGACGGTTCCAGCGTCCTTTCCCACGTGGCCACATTCGGCCATGGAGAGGTGTTGATAGGCTCTCCTCACATTTCCAGGGACTGACCATCAGCCAGGATCAGGAACAAAGGACCCTAGAGCTCTTGGATGAGCTTGGGGACGGAAAGGCCACCACAGCGCGTGATCTGGCCCGGAAGCTCCAAGCCCCAAAGAAGGACATCAACCGAGTCCTGTACTCTCTGGCAGAGAAGGGTAAGCTACACCAAGAGGCAGGATCTCCCCCTTTGTGGAGAGCCACAGTCCCAGTTCAGGCTCAGAACCAGCCTAGCCAAGAAACGAGAGCAGAGAGTCAAACCCCAGGAGCTCCAAGCCCAGACTCCAGTGTGGAAACTGAAGGCAGAAGCACCCCGTGTGGCTTGGAAGAGCCCCCCGAGCCTCTCGACATGGCTGAGATCAAGGAGAAGATCTGTGACCACCTGTTCAACGTGTCCAGCTCCTCTGCCCTGAACTTGGCTAAGAACATTGGCCTCACTAAGGCCCGGGATGTGAATGCTGTGCTGATTGACTTGGAAAGGCAGGGAGATGTCTACAGGCAGGGGACCACCCCTCCCATATGGTATTTGACTGACAAGAAGCGAGAGAGGATACAGATCAAGAGAAACAAGGACAGTGTTCCTGAAACCACTCAAGCTGCTGCTGTCCTGGAGACCGGAAAAACCACAGAGGGCCCCACCTGCAACTCACCTGCGTCAGACGCCTCCAACAGCACGGTCACCCCAGGAAAGGTAGAAAATGGGCAGGAACCCGTCGTCAAGTTAAAACTCAAGCAAGAGGCCACAGCAGAACCAGTAAAACTGAAACCACCTGTTTATGACAACGGCCCCTCCAAAACAGGGTATGTTGACTTTGAAAACGGCCAGTGGGCCACAGATGACATCCCCGATGACTTGAATAGTATCCACGCCGCACCAGGTGAGTTCCGCGCCATCATGGAGATGCCCTCCTTCTACAGTCATGGCTTGCCACGGTGTTCACCCTACAAGAAACTGACAGAGTGCCAGCTGAAGAACCCCATCAGCGGCCTGTTAGAGTATGCCCAGTTCGCTAGTCAGACCTGTGAGTTCAACATGATAGAGCAGAGCGGACCACCCCATGAACCTCG ATTTAAATTCCAAGTTGTCATCAATGGCCGAGAGTTTCCCCCAGCTGAAGCTGGCAGCAAGAAAGTGGCCAAGCAGGATGCAGCCATGAAAGCCATGACAATTCTGCTTGAGGAAGCTAAAGCCAAGGACAGTGGAAGATCAGAAGAATCATACCACTATTCCTCAGAGAAGGAATCAGAGAAG ACCGCAGAGTCCCAGACTGCCACCCCTTCAGCAACATCCTTCCTTTCTGGGAAGAACCCCGTCACTACATTGCTTGAGTGTGTGCACAAGTTGGGGAGCTCCTGTGAATTCCGTCTCCTATCCAGAGAAGGCCCTGCCCATGACCCCAA GTTCCAGTACTGTGTTGCAATGGGAACCCATACTTTCCCCACTGCCAGCGCCCCAAGCAAGAAGGCAGCAAAGCAGATGGCTGCAGAGGAAGCCATGAAGGCCCTGCAAGGGGAGGCGACCAGCTCGACGTCTTCTGAAGACCAG CCAGGAAGTACGAACACGGAAGCATTCGATAACTTGGAATCAGTGATGCCCAACAAGGTCAGGAGGATCAGTGAGCTCGTGCGATACCTGAACACCAACCCAGTGGGCGGCCTGTTGGAGTACGCCCGCTCCCACGGCTTTGCTGCTGAGTTCAAGTTGGTTGACCAGTCCGGACCTCCTCACGAGCCCAA GTTCGTTTACCAAGCGAAAGTTGGGGGTCGCTGGTTCCCAGCCGTCTGCGCGCACAGCAAGAAGCAAGGCAAGCAGGAAGCTGCAGATGCGGCCCTCCGCGTTTTGATTGGGGAGGACGAGAAGGCAGAGCGCATGGGTTTCACAGAG CTCCCTCTCACGGGCAGTACCTTCCACGACCAGATAGCCATGCTGAGCCACCGGTGCTTCAACGCCCTTACCAACAGTTTCCAGCCCTCCTTACTCGGCCGCAAGATCCTGGCTGCCATCATCATGAAGAAAGACTCTGACGACCTAGGTGTTGTGGTCAGCCTGGGGACAG GGAATCGCTGTGTGAAAGGAGATTCTCTGAGCCTAAAGGGAGAAACTGTCAATGACTGTCATGCAGAGATCATCTCCCGGAGAGGCTTCATCAG GTTTCTCTACAGCGAGTTAATGAAATACAACCCCCAGACGGCGAAGGATAGTATATTTGAACCTGCTAAAGGAGGAGAAAAGCTTCAGATAAAAAAGAGCGTGTCATTCCATCTCTATATCAG CACGGCCCCGTGTGGGGATGGTGCCCTCTTTGACAAGTCCTGCAGCGACCGAGCTGTGGAGAGCACAGACTCCCGCCACTACCCTGTCTTCGAGAATCCCAAACAAGGCAAGCTCCGCACCAAGGTAGAGAACG GGGAAGGCACGATCCCAGTGGAGTCCAGTGACATTGTGCCCACATGGGACGGCATTCGGCTGGGGGAGAGACTCCGCACCATGTCCTGCAGCGACAAGATCCTGCGCTGGAACGTGCTGGGCCTGCAGGGGGCACTGTTGACCCACTTCCTGCAGCCTGTGTATCTCAAATCCGTCACTCTGG GTTACCTATTCAGCCAGGGGCACCTGACCCGTGCCATTTGCTGTCGTGTGACAAGAGATGGAAGTGCGTTTGAGGATGGACTCCGACATCCCTTTATTGTCAACCACCCCAAG GTTGGCCGAGTCAGTGTATACGATTCCAAAAGGCAGTCTGGGAAGACCAAGGAGACAAGTGTCAACTGGTGTTTGGCTGATGGCTACGACCTCGAAATCCTGGATGGGACCAGAGGCACCGTGGACGG GCCACGGAACGAATTGTCCCGGGTGTCCAAAAAGAacattttccttctatttaaGAAGCTCTGCTCCTTCCGATACCGCAGAGATCTACTTAGACTCTCCTATGGTGAGGCCAAGAAAGCTGCCCGTGACTACGAGATAGCCAAGAACTACTTCAAAAAATCTCTGAAGGACATGGGCTACGGGAACTGGATAAGCAAGCCCCAGGAGGAGAAGAATTTTTACCTCTGCCCGGTGTAG